One Ricinus communis isolate WT05 ecotype wild-type chromosome 7, ASM1957865v1, whole genome shotgun sequence genomic region harbors:
- the LOC8279039 gene encoding ethylene-responsive transcription factor-like protein At4g13040 produces MVSLRRRKLLGLCAGRSSFLTPLPRFFDNGAAHVSSTQRSVSVHPLPSDDIKQPGEKNIVKVGAGLSNISASSSSKEQQSQPYPGQPIKRRKRHRRKHVQNQEQCVMRGVYFKNMKWQAAIKVDKKQIHLGTVGSQEEAARLYDRAAFMCGREPNFELSEEEKQELRKFKWDEFLAITRSAINNKKHKRRSGAGLQKRCEPELQNGDWDGKQGVNSPSASEDVEPDSSNS; encoded by the exons ATGGTTAGCTTACGAAGGCGTAAACTCTTAGGATTATGTGCTG GGAGAAGTTCTTTCTTGACTCCACTTCCTCGATTTTTTGACAACGGAGCAGCTCATGTAAGCTCTACCCAGAGGTCTGTCAGTGTACATCCCCTGCCTTCAGATGATATCAAGCAGCCAGGAGAG AAAAACATTGTCAAAGTAGGAGCTGGTTTGTCAAATATATCAGCTTCTAGCTCATCGAAAGAACAGCAATCTCAACCATATCCAG GGCAACCGATTAAACGGAGAAAGCGACACAGAAGAAAGCATGTTCAAAACCAAGAACAATGTGTAATGAGAGGTGTCTATTTCAAGAATATGAAATGGCAGGCAGCAATTAAAGTCGACAAGAAGCAAATCCACTTGGGGACGGTTGGTTCACAAGAAGAGGCTGCCCGATTGTATGACAG GGCTGCGTTCATGTGTGGGAGGGAACCCAACTTTGAGCTCTCTGAGGAGGAGAAACAAGAACTTAGAAAATTCAAGTGGGATGAATTTTTGGCAATTACTCGAagtgcaattaataataaaa AACATAAGAGACGGAGCGGAGCAGGGTTGCAAAAGAGATGTGAACCTGAGCTGCAGAATGGTGATTGGGATGGAAAGCAAGGAGTTAACAGCCCTTCAGCTTCAGAAGATGTGGAGCCAGACTCGTCCAACTCCTGA